The segment CTAGTTTTCTTGATGGGGACGATATACCAACTTATGGGGAAGAGATTGTTTCTAACTTTTCAGGGAAGAGAATCTCAAGCGGTTTATACCGGACAAAGGAAAACCAAATGGTTAATGCAGATGTAAACGGTTCTGCTAATATTATGAGAAAGTATTTAGTTAAAAAAGCGATCCCTTTATGCATCAAAGATGTTGAAATAAATCAGGTTTTAAGTTATCAAATCGCCTAAATGCAGTTCCGAAGGCTAGACCAACGGAATAGCGGGTCTGAGTGTGAATAGTCCACTGATGTCGCAGGTCCGGTAACGTTAATCGTTCGCTTTATAAGATCGATACGTTGCAAACTCCCATCTTCAAAACGTATCAGCGTTTAAGTGGGAGAAGTTGATTATCATGTTTAATAGCTAGGCTGACGGGAAAAGTCTAATTAGAGACAAAAGGAGTGAGACAATATGAATGTATTAGTTATCGGAGCGAATGGTAAGGTAGGTAAGAAGATTGTGCAGAAGCTTGCCGACTCCAAACACGAAGCGATAGCGATGGTTCGAAAAGAAGAACAGATGGATAAATTAAAAGAAATTGGTGCATCCAACGTAGTTCTCGCCGACCTTGAGAAAGATTTCAGTCATGCATTCGATGGTGTTGACGCAGTTATTTTTGCAGCAGGTTCCGGTGGATCAACAGGGGCAGATAAGACCTTGATCGTTGACCTATGGGGTTCCATAAAAGCAATGGACATGGCCAAGGAAAAAGGAATTAAACGTTTTGTACAATTAAGCTCTATTGGTGCCGGCAATCCGGATGAACAAGGTGATAAGATTAAGCATTATATGGTTGCCAAAGGAGTTGCCGACCGCAGCTTGCAAGCAACAGACCTTGACTACACAATCGTTCGCCCGGGTGTTCTTACCGATGAAGACCCGATAGGAAAAATCAAGACTGCAGACGTCTTTTCGAGCAATATTGATGATAAGTCTATAACAAGGGCGGATGTGGCACATGTACTTGTGAACGTGCTCGAACGTCCAAACACTTCGAAAAAAGCGTTTGAGGTCTTGCAAGGTGAGAAATCCATTGGCGAAGCGATGAATGCTCTATAAGATAGCGTAAGACGGTTTGGCCAGTATATGGCTGAGTCGTCTTTTTTCTTGCTGCACAAGTGCAACTAAGGGTGTCACCGAAAAGCTTGGTGACAACCAAGTTTTCTAGTATTTTTGATCTTTTTTTGCTAAGCTGTATCCTATAAGACTGCATTCAAAAAAGAATAGAGGAACAAATCATGGACTCCGAACAAAATAAATCAGATATGTTAGACACAGCGCCTGTTGGCAAAGTATTTTTCAAATATTTGATTCCTTCCTTAACCGGCATGATGCTGATGGCATTGAATATCGTGGTAGATGGGATTATGGTAGGAAATCGATTAGGTCCGGTTGCGCTTGCCGGAGTCGGTATTGCCTCACCTGTATTCACCATTTTCATAGCGATGTCGCTTTGGATCGGTATTGGTGGAGCTACGTTGTTCTCCCAGGAAATGGGCGCGAAAAAACCGAGACGTGCGCAGTTTATTTTTACCCATTCTATGGTGTTAATTGCTGTGTTTACCATTGTCATTGGACTATCTGCTTTTGTTTTTCAGGAGCAGCTTGCTTATATGCTTGGGGCAAACGAGGATACATTTCCTTTCACTATTGATTATTTACATATTATGTTGCTATTCGGCTTTGTTTTTACAGTAGAAAATGCATTGAGCACCTTTGTACGGAATGATCAAAACCCGAACCTGGCAATGATTGCACTAATTCTTACTGCTGTATCCAATATTGGGATAAACTATTACTTTTTATATGTATTAGAATTGGGAGTAGCTGCTGTAGCTGCAGGGACCATCATAGCGTCTTTTCTTGGGGTGCTTGTGTTGGCTATGCATTTCTTTAGAGAAGGAAATAATTTACGCTTTGTTCCAATTAAATTTCAGCGGTCTTTATTTCGAAATACAATGACCGTGGGATTTCCCAGCTTTTTATCGGAAGTCGGAATTTCAGTGTTTACAGTGGCTTTTAACGTCACGTTGGCTCGAATTGCAGGAACAGCTGGGGTTGCCGCGTTCTCTGTCCTGAATTATGTCCATGGTGTGATGCTGATGATGTTTCTAGGAATGGCCTCGGCCGTCCAACCACTAGTCAGTTATTATCACGGTGCTAAAATGGCGGAAAGA is part of the Virgibacillus sp. NKC19-16 genome and harbors:
- a CDS encoding SDR family oxidoreductase, coding for MNVLVIGANGKVGKKIVQKLADSKHEAIAMVRKEEQMDKLKEIGASNVVLADLEKDFSHAFDGVDAVIFAAGSGGSTGADKTLIVDLWGSIKAMDMAKEKGIKRFVQLSSIGAGNPDEQGDKIKHYMVAKGVADRSLQATDLDYTIVRPGVLTDEDPIGKIKTADVFSSNIDDKSITRADVAHVLVNVLERPNTSKKAFEVLQGEKSIGEAMNAL
- a CDS encoding MATE family efflux transporter; protein product: MDSEQNKSDMLDTAPVGKVFFKYLIPSLTGMMLMALNIVVDGIMVGNRLGPVALAGVGIASPVFTIFIAMSLWIGIGGATLFSQEMGAKKPRRAQFIFTHSMVLIAVFTIVIGLSAFVFQEQLAYMLGANEDTFPFTIDYLHIMLLFGFVFTVENALSTFVRNDQNPNLAMIALILTAVSNIGINYYFLYVLELGVAAVAAGTIIASFLGVLVLAMHFFREGNNLRFVPIKFQRSLFRNTMTVGFPSFLSEVGISVFTVAFNVTLARIAGTAGVAAFSVLNYVHGVMLMMFLGMASAVQPLVSYYHGAKMAERTRQTLKIALRVAVMVGVAAFAIGQLATREIVSIFGQFPEEVMEIAVTGIRLFFIAYLFMGINFVMMTYFQSVAQIRMATWITASREIIFMMIFILVLPLFLGINGVWLSVPLAELVVMTTIFIYVKRNREFRRAFSS